The following DNA comes from Marinifilum sp. JC120.
CCAAGGACGGGCAGATTGCCGGACCTAAATTACTGGAACACATGGTGGATACGGTTTTGTATCTCGAGGGTGACCGCAAGCACATGATGCGTATTATGCGGGTGCTCAAAAACAGGTTCGGTCCCAGTGATGAACTTGTGGTTTTTTCCATGCGTGAAGCAGGCATGGAGATTGTGGAAGACCCTTCAACTCTTTTTCTTGGTGACCGGGACGATTCCTGTTCTGGGGCCGCAGTGGTCATGGCCATGGACGGGCATAAGCCTTTTGCCGTGGAGGTGCAGGCCCTTGCCAGCCGCACGGTCTTGTCCATTCCACGCCGTACTGCTTTGGGGTTTGATACCAACAGACTGAACCTGATTTTGGCCGTGCTGGAAAAACGACTCAATTTGAACTTGGGTCAGCTCGATATTTATGCCAAGATCGGCGGCGGCTTGGCCATGCGTGATCCCGGACTTGATCTGGGCGTAGTTGCCGCAGTGCTGTCATCGTTCTATGATCGTCCTTTGCTGCCCGGAGCAGTTTTCTGGGGCGAAGTGGACCTGAATGGACGCATCAGGCCCGCATCAGGCGGGGAAACAAGGCTCAAGCAGGCTCAGCGGCTTGGTTATGGGCCAATTTTCCAGTCCGAGACTTGCCGCACGCTGGATGAATTACAGGCAAAGTTATTTGGGCCTGAGTAATTTGGATTCGCTGTTAAGAATGAATTGATTTTGCCTCCGGCGGCTTAAACCCTTTTTGAAAAAAGGGTTTAAGAATCCCAAAAACTTTTAATAGTTTTTATTTGGGGTAGTTTGGAGGATTGTTGATGATTTAATTATATGACGCTCTTCGTTTTAAAAGAGCGAAGCTTATTAAAAGTTTTAGGAGAGTCTAGAGAACCCTTTTCCAAAAGGGTTCTTTGGCCCTCGGAGAGCCGCCGGAGGCATCTTCCATGAAAAAAGTATTTCTTGTTGCTGGGGCACGTCCCAATCTTATGAAAGTGGCACCTATTTTTCGGGCAGCCCGTGAGCTTGAGGGCGTTGAATGCCAAATGGTCTATACCGGACAACATTACGACCGTCAGATGTCACAGGTCTTTTTTGAAGATTTGGACATTCCCAAGCCCAAGTTTAATATGGGTAAATCCACTGGCACCCATGCTGAGCAGACCGGAGCGATTATGATCGCTTTTGAAAAGATGTGCATGGAAGAAAAGCCTGACCTTGTTGTGGTCGTGGGTGATGTAAATTCCACGCTGGCTTGCTCTGTTACTGCAAGGAAACTGCACATCCCGGTAGCCCA
Coding sequences within:
- the radA gene encoding DNA repair protein RadA, coding for MKTKDVFVCTNCGAQALKWQGQCPRCGEWNTLQEKVVVRRKGGVSHAPANALAVPLADIPIEHTEARSTGFKPLDTVLGKGFVPGGAVLVGGEPGIGKSTLLLQLAAEQCRMGNNAVYFSGEESLAQIRGRADRLGVLQSGLLAVAATNAEEALSILEAPEKPDLMIVDSVQTLTSPRADGIPGSVSQVRAVSSELVEAAKKTSTTLVIVGHVTKDGQIAGPKLLEHMVDTVLYLEGDRKHMMRIMRVLKNRFGPSDELVVFSMREAGMEIVEDPSTLFLGDRDDSCSGAAVVMAMDGHKPFAVEVQALASRTVLSIPRRTALGFDTNRLNLILAVLEKRLNLNLGQLDIYAKIGGGLAMRDPGLDLGVVAAVLSSFYDRPLLPGAVFWGEVDLNGRIRPASGGETRLKQAQRLGYGPIFQSETCRTLDELQAKLFGPE